AAACTGTACGAagagaagatcaaagaatatATCGACAAGTATGCATCGGATGAGAAGTACGACCAGTTGTTTGGGCACGGGAGTGACGAAtcacaagaagaagaggaagaagaatttgacaaCTTcgacgaagatgaagatgaagacgacgacgatgatgacgatcTTGATGCTGAGGCTAGTGATGAAGACGGTTTAGACGAATCTGATGGAATTAGCGATGAGTTAAGTGACATAGAGATGAGTAGCTGACGCTAACAACGAGCCCTCCCAGTAGCGAGCTCTCTCTTTTAAATAGAACCAAAATATTTAAAATTTAGCCGCCAATGTCTTGTCTTGGTTTATAATAGCGCGCGCCCTCCAAGATGAATCTACTTGGGACTTACAACGCACAAACGCATGAAGTCGCTGAGAGCTATTAGGGCGAGTGGATATTTTCCTTCACCTTAAGTAGAACAAATGGGGAAGACTTGGCACTTGCTGTTGAATGCTCATCAGCCAAAATTCAATCCTATAGTATATCACTCACGTGATGCTAGCCTTATGGTATGATGGAACCCATAGCATGTTTTTACACTTTTGTATGGATAATCTCTTACTATGTCCATTGGTGTCGTGTTTGAGAACTGGCGGTGCGTTGAGCGAGAATGTATGGCTAGTTCGGGTTCAGCGAAGTATTTCAATTGCAAGGGGCCGATGTTAGCCCACAAGGGGGAAAACTAGCGGGGGTGTTTTGGTGGGGAAGCAAGCAGTGTGAACCAACAACACCGAACGATGAGGTACTAGGAGCTACACGGGCTGTACCCAGGTTCCAGTTGTATAAATACAAACAGTTTTCAGTTTGTCGAATAATTTCTACCTGACCAACAGTCGAAAAGATTAGATTTAGACATGTCGATTCctgaaaatgtcaaaggAGCTGTGGATTTCGACCCATGGTTAACGCCGTTTGCTCAGGTTTTATCTGAACGAAGAAATTTGGCAGATAAATGGGTTCACGATTTGACGCATGCTACACCGGATGGTTCGTATCAGTCCTTAGTAAAATTTACCAGAGATTCGTATCTTTCCTATGGATTCCACGCCGATGCCAGAACCAAGGAAATCCGATACAAGGAATGGGCCCCTAACGCCAGGCAAGCCTTCCTGATTGGTGATTTCAATGGTTGGAATGAAACATCACATGAATTGAAGCATAAGGATGAATTTGGTAATTTTAGCATAACCGTTCCTCCAACTTCGGCCGGAGATTTTGCGATTCCTCATGATAGTAAGATTAAAGTCATGTTTGTCTTGCCAGATGGATCCAAGATTTATAGAATTCCTGCTTGGATAAAAAGGGCAACTCAACCAGATAAGGAGACTGCTAAACTTTTTGGACCCATTTATGAAGGGAGATTTTGGAACCCGCCAAAGCCATAcgaattcaagaacaaaaggccctctttcaatgaaaaagcTGATTCTCTGAGAATTTATGAAGCTCACATTGGTATTTCATCACCTGAGCCAAAAATTGCTTCATATAAGGAGTTTACAAGAGATGTCTTACCCCGTATAAAGCATTTGGGTTACGATGCTATACAGTTGATGGCAATTATGGAGCATGCGTACTATGCCTCGTTTGGGTATCAAGTGACCAACTTCTTCGCAATCAGTTCTCGTTTTGGTACTCctgaagatttgaaggagTTGGTTGATACCGCTCATGGAATGGGCATTTTGGTTCTACTGGACGTTGTCCATAGTCATGCTTCCAAGAACGTCGAGGATGGTTTAAATAATTTTGACGGCTCGGATCATCAATACTTTCATTCATTGGCATCAGGCAGGGGCGAACATCCATTATGGGACTCTCGTCTTTTCAATTATGGTAGCTTTGAGgttcaaagatttttaCTCTCCAACTTGGCATTTTACATCGACGTTTATCAATTCGACGGTTTTAGATTTGATGGTGTCACTTCAATGCTATACGTACACCATGGTGCAGGGGAACATGGTGGGTTCAGTGGTGACTACAATGAGTATTTATCCCGTGATAGATCTTATGTTGATGAACAGGCTTTAGCCTACCTAATGCTGGCCAACGATCTGGTTGATGAGCTACTTCCAAAATCGGCGATCACGATAGCTGAGGATGTTTCTGGTTATCCAACATTATGCTTACCTCGTTCCATGGGAGGCGCTGGATTCAACTATAGACTGGCAATGGCTTTGCCAGATATGTGGAtaaagattttgaaggagcagaaggatgaagactGGGATATGTCAAAGATAGTGCATACATTGACCAATAGACGTCATGGCGAGAAAGTTGTCGCTTACTGCGAGTCGCATGACCAAGCCTTGGTCGGTGATAAGACTCTGGCATTCTGGTTGATGGACGCGGCCATGTATACAGATATGACTGTCCTGAAACCCGGTACGCCAGTCATAGATCGTGGTATTGCATTGCACAAGCTGATTAGGCTTCTCACTCATTCGTTGGGTGGTGAAGCTTACCTAAACTTTGAAGGTAACGAATTCGGTCACCCCGAGTGGCTAGATTTCCCAAATAAGAACAACGGCGATAGTTACCATTATGCTCGTAGACAATTTAATTTGGTTGATGATAAGTTGCTGCGTTATCGGCACCTGTATGAGTTTGATGCAGGAATGCAACACTGCGAAAGACAACATCAATGGCTGAACACCCCTCAGGCATACGTCTCATTGAAAAACGAATCAGATAAAGTGATAGCATTCGAGCGTAACGGGTTGCtgttcatcttcaatttccaTCCAACTCAAAGTTTTACTGATTACAGAATTGGCGTTGAAGTTGCCGGTACCTACAAGATTGTTCTGAATACCGATAGAAAGGAGTATGGTgggtttgaaagagttgacGAGAACTCGAGGTTCCACACCACTGACCTGGCCTGGAATAACAGAAAGAACTTTGTACAGGTTTACATTCCATCAAGAGTCGCACTGGTTTGCGCGCTAGAATAGAAATCTGTAATATAGTGTGTGATTTAACGAAAGTGATTTAACTGACGTATCATTGTTCCCAATTATTGTTCCGGACTTAGTGTTGCTTGTTCTAATTTCGAAAAAATTAAGCCCTGTAGGGGGCTCGAACCCCTAACCTTGTGATTAAGAGTCACACGCGCTACCGATTGCGCCAACAAGGCTCTTTATGAATTGATGTACGAAAGAGTTTTGAGGAGGGCCCATACTGTTACTGAAAGTCACGCGAGCAAGTTAATAATGATCCCTTCTATGACAGTAATAAAACTTTCTATAATAATATGCAACCTGGTTAAGTTGAAGTAATCAGGTATATATGATGCCGTACTATTATGGCGTTCATTGGTAGTTTTTCTCTATTTTTTGTTTATTTTTCATAAGAGAGCGGAGCTTAGACAGTTTCTCGAAAACTGCAAATCAATATCTCTACAAATATCGCATTTAATTCTCTTAAAGAGCCTATTTGTGTTATTTCCTCTGTAACCACttgcttcaagaatttcgCCGCTTCAGTCTGCCGGCTTAAGATGGTGACAGTGAATGGGAGAATAATTCCGCTGGCACACACTGTGTGTGCCTTCGCAGCCTTCTTTGCAGCGCTAGTCGCTGGATACTCATTACACTTCCATAAGATTGTCCAGAATGCCCATTATGGTTATCCAGACGAATGGTTTCCCAGCGTTTCAGCTACGATTGGTGACAGGTATCCCGAACGGTCGATTTTCCAAATTCTGATCGCTTTGACCTCTTTTCCTCGATTCCTTCTACTGTTGGGCCATTTCTCCCTAAACCGTTCGGTAATATGtttcatcattggtgtCGTAAGGACTGTCAGTTGTGGTGGTTGGGTATATATCACTAGCACTGATGATCATGATGTTCACGATGTCTTTATGATCACTTACATCGTGCTAACATTGCCCTGGGATATCATGATTACTCGCCTCGCTACAAGAGGTAGACTGGCTAAGGGTATTGTCGCAACCGTGTTTTTTGGTACTTTGGTACCTTTGGTTCATTGGTATATAAAGCATCAGGTTCATCACATTGCCGGTGCTTATTCCATTTATGCTTACTTTGAATGGTCACTCATTATCCTCGACATCCTTTTTGACTCGCTGGCAtacaatgaatttgatagGATACGCATTAATGTCACTTCAGAAACGTCTGAGGATGGCGGCTGGTTGTTCAGAATCTGCAATCAAATACAGGACCTTGACCTAACCGTCGAAGACGAAAAAACAGTGATCAAAGTGGAAGATGATGCGACTGGTATTAGCTTTAAGGAAACGGAGACTACCAATACAGAGATTATACGCTCCGCAGATGACGAATTAGAaattttctttgagaaaactGAAGATGTCACGATCATCTCTAATAACAGTCCTGCACCTTCCTGCGATTCATACCTTTACATCGTGACCAAtactttcaattctttcatgtTCTGGACTTCTTTGACCTCCTTGACATGTAGCATTTGGTATTTTCCCTTGTGGTATATGAGTATCTCCGGCTATGAGGCTACATTACTGTATTTCCTTGCACCTGTGCTTCTATACATCCCATTCATGCCTACtatctttcaacaataCGGTTCCTTATTAGGCGGCTTGATCGTCGTGGGTGCCCATTTAGTTGGATCTCCGGAAGCTAGGTTACTGGTTGTTGGCGCCGGTACTGCTGTCACGGTAACAACGTTCGTGCTAAATTTGAAATGCATTGCTTCCAAAGAAGTCACTTCCTGCTTCTCGACTACGTGGCTCTACGGTCTGGTGTTCACGGTCGTGATCAAGATGGGATGCTACAGTAATAATCCTCTCTGGCCTATAATGAATTCCAGTAATGGTGGATACAATCTATTAGGTCTGGCTTTGGTCACCATTTCAGGTATACTAGCACCATATACCACTAGTATTCACTTTGGGAGAGACCAGGAAGAACCTGAGGTGCAAGAGACTTCGCCCCGCTGTGTGTCAAAAATCTTGGTAGGACTAGGTTTTGGATCTCTAATTTTCGGCATGCATCAACTCATGACAGATTCATCCACCGTAATCTATTGGTCTTGGGAGGGCTACAGCAAAGACTCTCAAGGACCTCTCGCTTGGCCTTGGTCTGGGTTGACTTGTACAGTTATGCTCTTTGCCGCTGCAACTTCCTACAAGTTTTCTGCAAGGCCACTCGTTCCTGCTGCTGTACTTGCTCTTTCAACGGCAGTTCTATGCGATAGACGGATCACAGGTTGGAATAATTATATTTTTGGAGGTTTGTTCTATTTACTTGCTATGATTTGGATTGTACCAACCTACTTCAATGCTTTGGCCGCTAGTGCAAGTACCTTCAGTTTCCTGGTCGGATTTTTTCTCTATATCATTTTGATCTTGGCTCATGTTTGGGTTGTGGCTTACGCATTTGTTCCATTGGGCTGGATTTTAAGAGAGAGGATCGAAGTAGTCCTCACATTCTCCACTGTATGTATCGTTGTCGGTTCCATTGCTGCAAAATTCAGTTTGTCCACAGCTAAAAGCGGTGTCACTTTGAGCAACGATTTTAAGAGACGTACGGGGCTACTGGCTTTGATAGGCTTGAGTCTAGTTGCATCATTCACCTATAGTCAAAGGCCTGTGGGTGTCCCACAGCCTTATCACCCCGattcaaaattgatcacGGCGGGTATTTGGACTATCCATTTTGGGTTAGACAACGACATGTGGGCTTCTGAAGAATCTATGATGTATTTAATGAAGGAAATGGAACTGGACGTTGTTGGTTTGCTAGAGACTGATACCCAGCATATTGTAATGGGAAATAGAGACTTGACAAGCAAACTAGGGCATGACATGAATATGTACGTTGATTACGGACCAGGTCCAAACAAGCACACCTGGGGTTGTATCTTACTATCCAAGTTCCCAATTATCAATTCCACTCACCATTTGATGCCCTCCCCTCATGGTGAATTAGCGCCCGCCATCCATGCGACGATAAAGACCTACGACGACATACTGGTCGATATTTTCGTTTTCCATGGCGGACAGGAGGAAGACGAGGAGGATAGGAGATTACAAAGTGAGGCTTTATCAAAGTTAATGGGCAGTACGAATCGTCCTGCGATTTTGTTGAGTTACTTGGTCACAAACCCTCATGAAGGAAACTATAACAACTACGTGAGTGATGAATCAGGCATGCACGACATTGATCCAGAGGATGATGACAGATGGTGCCAATACATTCTGTAtaaaaatttgaagagaactGGCTACGCAAGAGTTTCGAGAGGTACTATCACCGATACAGAACTGCAGGTCGGTAAATTCCAAGTTATAAATGACGAGCAAATTGCCCAATATGGTGATTCTATTTATGAACATGAAAAGGTGGATGGTTTAGATAATGATGAGCTTCATTTCCCCGACACGTTTTACGATGAAGGCGAGAGGGGCCACCATTATCATGTGTTTGACAGGCCTCTTTATTACACATTCGACGGATAACCAACTTTCATAAAGTAGTTTGTATATTTTCTGGCTATCTGCCGATGTTTAGATCACTAATAAAAGAGACGTTCCTTATTTGTGCAATTATCGATGATCATCGTCGGAGCCAACGTATTCTGttgcttcaacttcttctaTAATCAAGTTTCCCAAAGGATTTTTGATTGGCTCATTCGTGATCGGATCAAACTCGATCCTTTGGAGCTCGCTCTCGCCTACGTAGTCGTTTGTCTCGGCCTCTTGTCTCGTAATATTAGGTATACTTGAAAGAGGTTTTTTCAGGATATAATCTTCACCATTGATCGTGAGCCACATATCCATGCAACGTTTTACAACCTCTTCCTCCACGTCATCTTCTCCGTTATTccattttgcaaagatctctttgcaatttttcagagCTTCAAAGCTAAGCTGATCGTTTTTCTTTATCTCACAGTATAAGGGTAGGAGCAATGGGCTATAAGTTTCTGGAATAGCGCTCAAAGTTGTAAATaacttcaccaaatttAGCAGGGCCACATATGGATAGATGGGGTCTGCCATTTGTAGCAGGTCATCTCTTCTGATCTCGATCTCACTCTTGAATAGCGCGCGATGCTgtttttttcagattttaGAAAGTTCCTATCCGATCAGGCAGAATGTATCTAAAAATGTTGGTTTAATTTCAACTAACCACTTCACTTTGCTTGATTATTCATATTACAAACTATCAGACCCTTGGATCGATCTATCAAACCACCACTGAAAAAAATATGATTATATATTTAAGTCTTGGCGGTTTGGCTCTATTAATGTACATGTTCGAGAGTGGGCTTGAAACAGCCTACTACAGCGATTCGAGCTTTGTAGTTTTTAGGCGTGACTAAAGTGCAACTTCTTACAAGTTGTAATTGAAATGCATTTTTACTATGTTGAATTAAAACCTGAGAAATGATATCAAAAAGTTTTCAATTCCTGCCCATTGTCAGATCCCCATACTGTAATTAGTTTCAGACACCTCGAGGCAACATCCTTGTTCGGTGGAATCTCTAGTTCCTCctcatttttcttcagatcGCCATCCACTTGCTTCTCAGTGTCTTCATTCCCTTCACTGTTTTCTTCCTGATCGTTTCCTTCgacaatctctttcatctTAACAAGTTCTCGTTCCACATAGCTGTTCCATTCTTCTATCTTTTTTTGGCACTTCTCGGATATGCTctgcttcaaagtttcaCCCTTcaagtctttgaaatactGCATTATTAGCTCATTGTACTCGAGTGGTAATTCTTCGACATTAAAGAAATGTTTAATCAGCCAGTTCTGTTTTTGCTTAGAAAATTTCCACACGTCTACTACaccaagctcttcatcggACTTCTTCTGCAGCTTTTCTTCTGGATAATTGATCTTGAcattctccaaatcttgGACATCGTCTGGCAATTTGTCAGAGACCTTTTCTAAATAAAAATCGATCAAGTACCGTAACTGATCTTTAAGGACTGTCTTCCTCTTTATCTCTTCTCGTACATCCTTCGctaatttctcttttttcCTACTGTTTGATTTAACCTTCTTTTTTGCTATCTTATTGGTGTTATTATCACCTCTAATCAATTTCtgcttctctttcttggtaAGACTCCCCGTGGCTAAATGGGTCGTTATATTTAATGGATCTTCCTCAGCAAAATCATTACTTCCGTCCTCTTTTTGAGTTTGTTTAATTTTGATTCGCTGCCATGCTGGAATATGCTGATCTGACATCCTGAATGGTTTAAGGACCTTATGAACCACAATCCAGCTTTTGCAACTGCTTCAATATTGATGTTTATTAACAAAGCTGacaagctcatcgctagTTCTctggtcaaatttttcaagacaCCCATGCACCAGTTCACCTTGTCATCTCCTAAAAGTTGAATTATGATGGGCAGCGCAGGAccagtgaagaagacgaagtAGAGACAGTAGCCTCGGATCAGTTGCTGTACTTCTAACCTTGATCCAAGAAATACAATCAAACATGGTCTAAAAATGGCAAAAATTACTGAAGGATGCGAGGTTCGAACTCGCGCGGACAACCGTCCAACAGATCTTAAGTCTGCCGCCTTAGACCACTCGGCCAACCCTCCATATTAATTTATGAATATTTAATACATCAGTCAAGTATCACCTGGCACACCATATCGTTGGCAAAGACTATCAGTATTGTTAAAGTATATGAAATCATTGGTTTCTCAATCGCCTAATGAGGAAGATATCTGCCTCGAGAGGACTGATTCAAACGATGATTCTTTTCTATTTCAAAACCATTATCATCGATCATCGATCATATGAATAGATGTTGGTGAAATCTAATGAATCATGTAGTCAACTAGGACAAGAAATACATGGCAATTGGTAATTGGCAAGAGGGATACGCAACATTGTGAATGCAAAGTCAGCTAAAATGGCCTCTTTGATAGTAAATCACAGACATCGGTAGGCATCGCTTAGCAGCTATTCTGGTTGATCACGTGATCATTGAATGCCCTGTTTCTAACctggaaaagtttcaagCTATAAAAGCGATTAATCTCTGATTTTGATACCACTTACTTCATCATTTCATGAAGCAACTTCATTTTGCACAATGACATTGAAGGGATACGACCGCTTTCTATAGTTGTATCCAGTAATGTGGCGTAACGTTTCTGATTGTAGCATAGATAAACTATAATTACACCGTTTGAGTCGGCTCTAAATTTCGATGGACAGTTAAATTTTCTGTTCATTTTCACTTGGAGTTGATATAGAAGTGTGTAAACAATCTTTTTTTTAAAATTGTAGTATTACTCGTAGCAGTTGGGAAAGACTCACCGGCGAACTGCCAGTCATCATGAAGTCTCtcatgaagatgaaaaatgttATTATTTGcgattttgatgaaactaTAACTAATCGAGATACCATCAGTATTCTAGGTCAGCTGCCTTATTACTGTAAACCAGGTTCAAAGCCAGAATGGTCACATTTTACAGACACGTACATGCAAAACTATGAAAGGTTTCATCAAGGTTCCCTTGGGCATCTTTCGCAGAGATCATTGCCTCTGCTCAAATCATCGGGGTCTGTTATAACTACTTCAAACTTCAAAACGTTCTTCgaagatgagttgaatTATCAAAAGGATGCAAGACGTCTTGAGATGAGTAGTACAAATGAGATGGCCAAGTATAGAATATTTGCCAATATAACTTTCTCTGATGTCTCGCgatttgccaagaagaagctcgAGGAACAATGCTTCTCAGTGAGAAAAGGGTTTAACGAATTCATGTTACCAATACCGAAAGATGATCTCTATGTTATTTCTGTGAACTGGTCGGGTGAGTTCATTGAAGCATCCATAGGAAATAATATAATTGCCAGAGAGCATATATATTGCAATCAGTTGCTCAGCGCCAATACAGTCTATACTGGGGATTTTTCCAACCGTTTGTTAACTGGGGCGGATAAAGTCGATGTACTAGAGGATATCTTAACAGACAGAGAACCGTCTAGTGCTAGGTTTTGGTATATTGGTGATAGTGAGACCGATCTTCTTAATATCCTACATCCCGAAGTCAATGGCGTTTTATTGATAGATCCTGTGCAAAACGAatcaaagttcaagaagctCAGCTTAGAAATACTAGGTCTGAACCAAAAGATAATTGATCAGTTTATCGATGACAAAGATAGTGGGTGGCTTCAATGCTATGAGAAAAATGATTATAACTCTATATTCCTGGCAAAATCCTGGTCTGATCTGAAAAATATACATCTTTAAGGAAGTTAATTCAGCGTTGGGTGTTCACTGCATACCGGGTGAACATACTTCTCGTAAACATATTTGGCCGATATGCTTCGGAttacttcttcaaaatccGTCAACTCAACGACATAGGTTGCTTCATTTGGTAACGAAGTGTTTGATCCCAAGTCATCATAATATCCTAGTATCTGATCAAAGAGGCCCAAGTGAAACTCACTATTCAGGGAGTTCTCTTTGCCAAGCTCTTTCGCTCTCTGCATCGACATGACTTCCTTGTTCTTAATATACCTTTTGATATTGCTCAAGATTCTCTGCTGATTTTTCTGCACTGAAATCTCATAATGCTTGGCGGCAACTTTCAATGAACCTCCTCTTTTGATGTATTTCAGTAGGTGGCTACTATTCTGAATGAAGCTACATTTACCTTTGAGCATGTGATCCACCACGGCATAAATATCTGTCATTGTTATGAAGCTCCTCCATTCTCTTTCACAGCATTCATTGGATGGCTGATTTGTGCAATAAGGTTTTGCTTCAACAAAACAATCCTTTGGGAGATACCTTGAGAAAACATGAAGATCGATATAATCAATATCACGCATTTCTTGAGTGAAATAGTCGTGATCCTCAAAAATTCCATATGTGATCTCAAATTTGCCATTATTGAACCTGTATGAGAATTGAAACTTAGTATTGAAAAAGGAGCCAATCCTAGGTTGAAATTTGTCAGAGAGTTTCTGAATAAAAGTTGATatgttgatcaaattctttgtGCATTCGTGCGTAGGTGAAAAATCGACCTCAAGAGGAAGGAATTTTCTAGTACCTCGAGAGCTCATTGGAATTATGTCACCTAAGGACTTTTTCCTGACAATTCGCTCTAAAGTTATACTGTCACTGAGCCCCATCAAATTATCGTCCGTGCACAGCAGATGTTTTAATGCATGAGGGATTGAATATTCGACTAAGTGCGGCATCATTAATATGGACCTTACtagattttcttcttcgtctgaATCGTTTTCCTCCCGTTCAGGCAGCGGCATTGGAGTTTCTGTCAGCCTGAAATGATAAAGGCTTGTATCTTGGGCAATTGGAGCAGGAGATAAGCTTTTATCTGTTTGATCATCAGAGTTTTGGAATTGAGAGTTGTCActcgaagaattgacaaTGTTGTGCAAGAATAAAAACTGCTTCCTTCGATCTGAGGGCATCTCTCTAATTTCTCTTTCCATGCCCatgacatcttcaaactccGGCAACAGATTACCTACACCGACTTCAGGAGCCTCGTATGTGATTGTTTCGTAGTCCTGGCTTTTAGGTAACTTGAATAGTGAAGCAGCACCAAGATTTTCAGGCTTGAATTTAGAGGATGTGCTTTGGTCACAATTGAAACAGCGCGAACCGCCCATGATCccattctcttcttcaggactatcttctttggtcaTTTGCTACTAGTTCTGCTACACTTGATGTGAAATACACTCAGAATTTGCATGTCAATTGAATCTATGAATAATATTTATTAATTATTTCGATATTTTTTGTGACGCTGACACTTGTAGTATAATAGAAAATGGGAGTTCGCGACAAGCTACATAAATATCCAGGTTACCTCATCGTTTCGTAGCGCTAGTTTGTGGTTCTACATTGACCGCTATTTATTTTTTCGATATTCGAATTTTTGTAAACATTCATGGAGAAGGAGGCGGGAAGATGTGTTTTGTTGCAGCTTTCATAAAACCTCATTTATTGTTAGTTACATATCACGGTCAAGAGGATCTTATTGGAGGAGAGACGGCAGGTTTTTCTACAAATGTTGGTGCTACCGAAAAGTAAACTCTCTTGAACTGAAAAGATCTGAGGAAGAGTGTAAGCTATTGACTGATAAACATGATTTCTTACCGAGTGAGATAGGATTCGCATTGCAGATGACTAGAACTTAGGGCTGGATTTAGCTCATATTCCAACATTTGCTACTCTTTTAAAGTTCAAGCAGGTTGGGTTAGATTTGCTAAAGCTATCACAGGAAGAATAATTGCCAGTATTCTAGATTTTGTTTAAGATCGCAAACAGAGCCTTTTAATCACCGCGtttttcaatgataatTTTAACAATGCTCCATTTCCTTTGATTCATCAGTCCCGCATGCAACTATATTGATAAAAAATATCTATCGACTTTAAACCCTAATAAACGAATATGGGCctatttgaaagaaagattttTATTATCCTTCCTAATAGCAGATCATACACTCTCAGGTTTATTTCTCAGTTGATTGAGGATAATGGTGGCTTACAAGCTGACGATACCGAGTCCATAAAGCAGCAACTAATCATTTTGATAAATGACACGTTTGTCGATTCCAGTCAAAAAATAGCAGATACTGAGCTCTTCAGAAGAGAGCTAGAACTTGATGCGACCAAGCTATGGAAAATCATAGTGCAAAAGAAACCTTTATGCGTGAGGGCAAGTTGCATCAGTGAATGGCTAAAGTTGGGGGAGATTAGTCTCACAGCGGATCGCCTTATTGATCTGGAAGAGGTAGATTTATTAGGCGACTCTCAGGTGAGTGTTGAAGGGGTAAATTCAATTAATGAAGTTCCTAGTGAGGAAGTCCAGTACAAAAGTCAATCAGAGACTGCCGCTGGCTCTCATGCTTCCGCAGACAAGCATATGGATACCGGGGAGAATCTGCCGTCTGAGAAGTTATCCAGTCCGTCTGAAGTCCCAACAGAGAGGTTAACAAGGCTAATAGATGAGGACAAGACATCAAAAAATGAGTTACTTATCAAGGCCTTGGGTAGACTCGCGAAGAGGTATGATGTTAAGGGCGATAGATATCGTTCGCGGGGTTATAAATTAGCCAAGATTGGCGTTGAGAGATATCCCTTTGAGATTTTATCTGGTGAACAAGCAAGACGAGAAATTGCCAGTGTTGGTTCAAGTATTGCCAGAAAGATACAGATAATCCTTGATACTGGTGGGCTTCCGGGACTTGATGAGGCGTTTGATTTAGAGAAAAAGTTAAACTACTATACTCAGTGCCATGATGTTGGAGTTTACAGTGCTAAAAGGTGGAATTTATTGGGTTTAACAACGTTCTCCGAggtttccaagaaatttcCCGAAATATTCTTGA
This DNA window, taken from Torulaspora delbrueckii CBS 1146 chromosome 2, complete genome, encodes the following:
- the CWH43 gene encoding Cwh43p (similar to Saccharomyces cerevisiae CWH43 (YCR017C); ancestral locus Anc_1.434), with translation MVTVNGRIIPLAHTVCAFAAFFAALVAGYSLHFHKIVQNAHYGYPDEWFPSVSATIGDRYPERSIFQILIALTSFPRFLLLLGHFSLNRSVICFIIGVVRTVSCGGWVYITSTDDHDVHDVFMITYIVLTLPWDIMITRLATRGRLAKGIVATVFFGTLVPLVHWYIKHQVHHIAGAYSIYAYFEWSLIILDILFDSLAYNEFDRIRINVTSETSEDGGWLFRICNQIQDLDLTVEDEKTVIKVEDDATGISFKETETTNTEIIRSADDELEIFFEKTEDVTIISNNSPAPSCDSYLYIVTNTFNSFMFWTSLTSLTCSIWYFPLWYMSISGYEATLLYFLAPVLLYIPFMPTIFQQYGSLLGGLIVVGAHLVGSPEARLLVVGAGTAVTVTTFVLNLKCIASKEVTSCFSTTWLYGLVFTVVIKMGCYSNNPLWPIMNSSNGGYNLLGLALVTISGILAPYTTSIHFGRDQEEPEVQETSPRCVSKILVGLGFGSLIFGMHQLMTDSSTVIYWSWEGYSKDSQGPLAWPWSGLTCTVMLFAAATSYKFSARPLVPAAVLALSTAVLCDRRITGWNNYIFGGLFYLLAMIWIVPTYFNALAASASTFSFLVGFFLYIILILAHVWVVAYAFVPLGWILRERIEVVLTFSTVCIVVGSIAAKFSLSTAKSGVTLSNDFKRRTGLLALIGLSLVASFTYSQRPVGVPQPYHPDSKLITAGIWTIHFGLDNDMWASEESMMYLMKEMELDVVGLLETDTQHIVMGNRDLTSKLGHDMNMYVDYGPGPNKHTWGCILLSKFPIINSTHHLMPSPHGELAPAIHATIKTYDDILVDIFVFHGGQEEDEEDRRLQSEALSKLMGSTNRPAILLSYLVTNPHEGNYNNYVSDESGMHDIDPEDDDRWCQYILYKNLKRTGYARVSRGTITDTELQVGKFQVINDEQIAQYGDSIYEHEKVDGLDNDELHFPDTFYDEGERGHHYHVFDRPLYYTFDG
- the SWM2 gene encoding Swm2p (similar to Saccharomyces cerevisiae YNR004W; ancestral locus Anc_1.433), which codes for MADPIYPYVALLNLVKLFTTLSAIPETYSPLLLPLYCEIKKNDQLSFEALKNCKEIFAKWNNGEDDVEEEVVKRCMDMWLTINGEDYILKKPLSSIPNITRQEAETNDYVGESELQRIEFDPITNEPIKNPLGNLIIEEVEATEYVGSDDDHR
- the RBP95 gene encoding RNA-binding ribosome assembly factor RBP95 (similar to Saccharomyces cerevisiae YCR016W; ancestral locus Anc_1.431) gives rise to the protein MSDQHIPAWQRIKIKQTQKEDGSNDFAEEDPLNITTHLATGSLTKKEKQKLIRGDNNTNKIAKKKVKSNSRKKEKLAKDVREEIKRKTVLKDQLRYLIDFYLEKVSDKLPDDVQDLENVKINYPEEKLQKKSDEELGVVDVWKFSKQKQNWLIKHFFNVEELPLEYNELIMQYFKDLKGETLKQSISEKCQKKIEEWNSYVERELVKMKEIVEGNDQEENSEGNEDTEKQVDGDLKKNEEELEIPPNKDVASRCLKLITVWGSDNGQELKTF
- the GLC3 gene encoding 1,4-alpha-glucan branching enzyme (similar to Saccharomyces cerevisiae GLC3 (YEL011W); ancestral locus Anc_1.435), producing the protein MSIPENVKGAVDFDPWLTPFAQVLSERRNLADKWVHDLTHATPDGSYQSLVKFTRDSYLSYGFHADARTKEIRYKEWAPNARQAFLIGDFNGWNETSHELKHKDEFGNFSITVPPTSAGDFAIPHDSKIKVMFVLPDGSKIYRIPAWIKRATQPDKETAKLFGPIYEGRFWNPPKPYEFKNKRPSFNEKADSLRIYEAHIGISSPEPKIASYKEFTRDVLPRIKHLGYDAIQLMAIMEHAYYASFGYQVTNFFAISSRFGTPEDLKELVDTAHGMGILVLLDVVHSHASKNVEDGLNNFDGSDHQYFHSLASGRGEHPLWDSRLFNYGSFEVQRFLLSNLAFYIDVYQFDGFRFDGVTSMLYVHHGAGEHGGFSGDYNEYLSRDRSYVDEQALAYLMLANDLVDELLPKSAITIAEDVSGYPTLCLPRSMGGAGFNYRLAMALPDMWIKILKEQKDEDWDMSKIVHTLTNRRHGEKVVAYCESHDQALVGDKTLAFWLMDAAMYTDMTVLKPGTPVIDRGIALHKLIRLLTHSLGGEAYLNFEGNEFGHPEWLDFPNKNNGDSYHYARRQFNLVDDKLLRYRHLYEFDAGMQHCERQHQWLNTPQAYVSLKNESDKVIAFERNGLLFIFNFHPTQSFTDYRIGVEVAGTYKIVLNTDRKEYGGFERVDENSRFHTTDLAWNNRKNFVQVYIPSRVALVCALE